Proteins found in one Streptomyces sp. NBC_00461 genomic segment:
- a CDS encoding DUF58 domain-containing protein, giving the protein MALTGRAALLAALGSLPVGIWDPSLTGILAVNAPLAVACACDFALAAPVRRLGLTRSGDTSVRLGEAADVTLTVTNPSSRPLRARLRDAWPPSSWQPGTEVAASRHSLTVPAGERRRVTTRLRPTRRGDRQADRITIRSYGPLGLLSRQGTHKAPWTVRVLPPFTSRKHLPSKLARLRELDGRTSVLTRGEGTEFDSLREYVPGDDTRSIDWRATARQSSVAVRTWRPERDRHILLVLDTGRTSAGRVGDAPRLDASMDAALLLAALASRAGDRVDLMAYDRRVRALVQGRTARDVLPSLVNAMATLEPELVELDARGLTASALRTAPRRSLIVLLTSLDTAPVEEGLLPVLSQLTQRHTVLVASVADPYIARMTTARGNTEAVFEAAAAAQAQSERHRTAEQLRRHGVTVVDKTPEELAPALADAYLALKTAGRL; this is encoded by the coding sequence ATGGCCCTCACCGGACGCGCCGCGCTCCTCGCGGCCCTCGGCTCCCTCCCCGTCGGAATCTGGGACCCCAGTTTGACGGGCATCCTCGCGGTGAACGCCCCCCTGGCCGTGGCCTGCGCCTGCGACTTCGCCCTCGCAGCACCTGTACGACGCCTCGGCCTGACCCGCTCCGGCGACACGTCCGTACGCCTGGGCGAGGCCGCAGACGTGACCCTCACCGTCACCAATCCGTCCAGCCGCCCGCTTCGGGCGCGCCTGCGCGATGCCTGGCCCCCCAGCAGCTGGCAGCCCGGAACCGAGGTGGCAGCCTCCCGCCACAGCCTCACGGTTCCCGCCGGCGAACGCCGACGCGTCACCACCCGCCTACGCCCCACCCGCCGCGGCGACCGCCAGGCCGACCGCATCACCATCCGCTCGTACGGCCCCCTCGGCCTGCTCTCCCGCCAAGGCACCCACAAGGCCCCCTGGACGGTACGCGTTCTGCCACCCTTCACCAGCCGAAAGCACCTGCCTTCGAAACTCGCCCGTCTGCGCGAGCTCGACGGCCGCACCAGCGTTCTCACCCGCGGCGAAGGAACAGAATTCGACAGCCTGCGCGAGTACGTCCCCGGCGACGACACCCGGTCCATCGACTGGCGCGCAACGGCCCGCCAGTCCTCTGTCGCCGTACGCACATGGCGCCCCGAGCGCGATCGTCACATCCTGCTCGTCCTGGACACCGGCCGCACCTCTGCGGGCCGCGTGGGCGACGCCCCACGCCTCGACGCCTCCATGGACGCGGCCCTCCTCCTGGCAGCACTCGCGTCCCGCGCAGGCGACCGGGTGGACCTGATGGCATACGACCGCCGGGTACGCGCACTCGTCCAGGGGCGTACGGCCCGCGATGTCCTCCCGTCCCTGGTCAACGCGATGGCAACCCTCGAACCCGAACTGGTCGAACTGGACGCCCGAGGCCTGACGGCAAGCGCACTCCGCACGGCTCCCCGCCGCTCCCTCATCGTGCTGCTGACGAGCCTCGACACCGCACCAGTGGAGGAAGGCCTGCTCCCCGTCCTCTCCCAACTCACCCAGCGCCACACCGTTCTGGTGGCATCGGTGGCAGACCCCTATATCGCCCGCATGACGACGGCCCGTGGAAATACCGAGGCCGTTTTCGAAGCTGCCGCTGCCGCCCAAGCGCAGAGCGAGCGTCACCGCACCGCGGAACAACTCCGCCGTCACGGCGTCACGGTGGTCGACAAGACCCCTGAGGAACTGGCGCCGGCGCTGGCAGATGCATATCTGGCACTGAAGACAGCAGGACGTCTGTAA